The following proteins are co-located in the Triticum aestivum cultivar Chinese Spring chromosome 1A, IWGSC CS RefSeq v2.1, whole genome shotgun sequence genome:
- the LOC123054821 gene encoding preprotein translocase subunit SCY2, chloroplastic isoform X2 yields the protein MSTTWICDTITESGFGHGSSLIICVGILTGYTNTLHKMLTQFSGNVCTSWPYILGVAGIFMMVTMGAVLVTEGCRKIKLQYYGFKLASIAGNENSPVTEVEPYIPFNINPTGMQPLLTTSYLLAFPSIMASIFRSPFWENLKEILNPMTSVGGSPWIYYLTYAFFVFVFNIFDIANLPKEISDYLNKMSARVPKIKPGRATVDYLTKIQTSTRFWGGLLLSLLATSSLLLDRYLRQINEGFSIGFTSVLIIVGSIIELRRSYQAYNVMPALSKVLKRYGA from the exons ATGTCAACGACTTGGATCTGTGACACCATAACGGAATCTGGCTTTG GGCATGGCTCATCTTTGATTATCTGTGTTGGAATATTGACTGGTTACACAAATACACTACACAAGATGCTAACTCAATTTTCAG GAAATGTGTGCACATCTTGGCCCTACATCTTGGGAGTAGCTGGGATCTTTATGATGGTTACCATGGGGGCAGTGTTGGTGACTGAAGGATGTAGGAAGATAAAGCTTCAGTACTATGGATTCAAGTTGGCTTCTATTGCAGG GAATGAAAACTCCCCAGTTACAGAGGTTGAGCCATATATCCCCTTCAATATAAACCCAACAGGGATGCAGCCTTTGCTTACAACCTCATACTTACTTGCTTTTCCAAGCATTATGGCCAG catttttcgttcgccattttggGAAAATTTGAAGGAAATTTTGAATCCAATGACTTCAGTTGGTGGTAGTCCTTGGATTTATTATTTGACCTATGCATTTTTCGTCTTCGTCTTCAACATTTTTGACATT GCCAACTTGCCAAAAGAGATATCTGACTACCTGAATAAGATGAGTGCCAGAGTGCCAAAGATAAAACCTGGAAGAGCAACAGTGGATTATCTTACAAAGATACAAACATCGACACGTTTCTGGG GAGGTCTACTACTGAGCTTGCTGGCAACTTCCTCGTTATTACTTGACAGATATCTCAGACAAATAAATGAGGGGTTTTCTATAGGTTTCACATCAGTCTTGATTATT GTGGGCTCAATCATTGAACTTAGAAGGTCCTATCAAGCATATAATGTGATGCCAGCACTAAGCAAAGTTTTGAAGAGATATGGTGCTTAA
- the LOC123144270 gene encoding CASP-like protein 1D1 — protein MAGTVEDSGNTAPSSPAGLRGADLALRVLLFAVSLSGLVVLVTAKQTEMVPLVLTPPFRFGPVPAQFKDSPALIYLLVALCMTSLYSLLTAATSVKSMSSSASCAKGIFVLILLDVVYAGIMASATGTAGAVAWVGLKGNSHTRWNKICNIYGKFCRHIGSATCLGLIASIILVLLVVLNAYSLYRRSR, from the exons ATGGCCGGCACCGTTGAGGACAGCGGGAACACggcgccgtcgtcgccggccgGGCTCCGCGGCGCCGACCTGGCCCTGAGGGTGCTTCTGTTCGCCGTCTCGTTGTCGGGGCTCGTCGTGCTGGTCACCGCCAAGCAGACGGAGATGGTGCCCCTGGTCCTGACGCCGCCGTTCAGATTCGGGCCGGTGCCCGCCCAGTTCAAAGACTCGCCAGCGCTCAT TTATCTTCTTGTGGCGCTGTGCATGACGAGCTTGTATAGCCTTCTGacggccgccacctcggtcaagtCCATGTCAAGCTCGGCTTCCTGTGCCAAGGGGATCTTCGTCCTCATTCTGCTTGATGTG GTTTACGCGGGCATCATGGCGTCGGCGACGGGCACGGCGGGGGCCGTGGCCTGGGTGGGGCTGAAGGGCAACTCGCACACGCGGTGGAACAAGATCTGCAACATCTACGGCAAGTTCTGCCGGCACATCGGCAGCGCCACCTGCCTCGGCCTCATCGCCTCCAtcatcctcgtcctcctcgtcgtcctcaacGCCTACTCCCTCTACCGGAGAAGCCGCTGA
- the LOC123054821 gene encoding preprotein translocase subunit SCY2, chloroplastic isoform X1, giving the protein MSSSLALSLPLPPRCALPLPPPHLAPKHPSLRANQCHLLVRTLPPPRRLLLAPRASSYAASPAEPAREGGAGGKKAPGFRNRFLDLARLGAVAEGAAEAFFRSEIRRRLAVTAVLIVLSRVGYFVPLPGFDRRLIPDSYLSFAPLPADDLVDFASELKLSFFQLGISHQISASIVMQVLCHVLPSLEKIRKEGLDGHEKIKSYIWWLSLGFAIVAACTVSCYSLQYSIYAASYRVKHVILTSFLLVLGAMSTTWICDTITESGFGHGSSLIICVGILTGYTNTLHKMLTQFSGNVCTSWPYILGVAGIFMMVTMGAVLVTEGCRKIKLQYYGFKLASIAGNENSPVTEVEPYIPFNINPTGMQPLLTTSYLLAFPSIMASIFRSPFWENLKEILNPMTSVGGSPWIYYLTYAFFVFVFNIFDIANLPKEISDYLNKMSARVPKIKPGRATVDYLTKIQTSTRFWGGLLLSLLATSSLLLDRYLRQINEGFSIGFTSVLIIVGSIIELRRSYQAYNVMPALSKVLKRYGA; this is encoded by the exons ATGTCCTCCTCCCTCGCGCTCTCGCTCCCGCTCCCACCCCGGTGCGCGCTCCCCCTCCCGCCACCTCACCTCGCTCCCAAGCACCCATCTCTCCGCGCCAACCAGTGCCACCTCCTCGTTCGCACGCTCCccccgcctcgccgcctcctcctcgcccctagGGCTTCGTCGTACGCCGCATCCCCCGCCGAGCCGGCGCGTGAGGGTGGCGCGGGCGGGAAGAAGGCGCCCGGGTTCCGGAACAGGTTCCTGGACCTGGCGCGGCTCGGGGCCGTGGCGGAGGGCGCGGCGGAGGCCTTCTTCCGCAGCGAAATCCGGCGGCGGCTTGCCGTCACGGCCGTGCTCATCGTGCTCAGCCGCGTAGGCTACTTCGTCCCGCTTCCCGGGTTCGACCGCCGCCTCATCCCCGACTCCTATCTCAGCTTCGCCCCGCTCCCTGCAG ATGACCTCGTTGATTTTGCTTCTGAACTGAAGCTGTCGTTTTTCCAGCTGGGAATCAGTCATCAGATCTCAGCGTCGATTGTAATGCAG GTTCTTTGCCATGTTCTTCCATCACTTGAAAAGATTCGCAAGGAAGGATTAGACGGGCATGAGAAGATCAAAAGCTATAT ATGGTGGCTATCACTGGGTTTTGCAATTGTGGCTGCTTGTACTGTGTCATGCTATTCGCTGCAGTACTCCATATATGCAGCAAGTTACAG GGTTAAGCATGTCATATTAACAAGCTTTCTGCTTGTCCTCGGTGCAATGTCAACGACTTGGATCTGTGACACCATAACGGAATCTGGCTTTG GGCATGGCTCATCTTTGATTATCTGTGTTGGAATATTGACTGGTTACACAAATACACTACACAAGATGCTAACTCAATTTTCAG GAAATGTGTGCACATCTTGGCCCTACATCTTGGGAGTAGCTGGGATCTTTATGATGGTTACCATGGGGGCAGTGTTGGTGACTGAAGGATGTAGGAAGATAAAGCTTCAGTACTATGGATTCAAGTTGGCTTCTATTGCAGG GAATGAAAACTCCCCAGTTACAGAGGTTGAGCCATATATCCCCTTCAATATAAACCCAACAGGGATGCAGCCTTTGCTTACAACCTCATACTTACTTGCTTTTCCAAGCATTATGGCCAG catttttcgttcgccattttggGAAAATTTGAAGGAAATTTTGAATCCAATGACTTCAGTTGGTGGTAGTCCTTGGATTTATTATTTGACCTATGCATTTTTCGTCTTCGTCTTCAACATTTTTGACATT GCCAACTTGCCAAAAGAGATATCTGACTACCTGAATAAGATGAGTGCCAGAGTGCCAAAGATAAAACCTGGAAGAGCAACAGTGGATTATCTTACAAAGATACAAACATCGACACGTTTCTGGG GAGGTCTACTACTGAGCTTGCTGGCAACTTCCTCGTTATTACTTGACAGATATCTCAGACAAATAAATGAGGGGTTTTCTATAGGTTTCACATCAGTCTTGATTATT GTGGGCTCAATCATTGAACTTAGAAGGTCCTATCAAGCATATAATGTGATGCCAGCACTAAGCAAAGTTTTGAAGAGATATGGTGCTTAA